One genomic window of Luteitalea pratensis includes the following:
- a CDS encoding ATP-binding protein: MDPLQLCIPVSDRSQIGEVRRAISRMADTLALSPSRRGDAAIVATELATNLVRHARDGRMLLQVMSHGASGWLDYCRWTVAPG, encoded by the coding sequence ATGGACCCCCTGCAGCTGTGCATTCCGGTGTCGGACCGGAGCCAGATCGGCGAGGTCCGTCGTGCCATCTCGCGGATGGCGGACACGCTGGCGCTGTCGCCGTCACGACGGGGTGATGCTGCGATCGTCGCGACCGAACTGGCGACCAACCTCGTTCGACACGCGCGCGACGGCCGGATGTTGCTGCAGGTGATGTCGCACGGGGCGTCCGGTTGGCTGGACTACTGTCGGTGGACGGTGGCCCCGGGATGA
- a CDS encoding amino acid transporter → MARHDTPARHRLTDWFLEGIPEPEGAYAPPPDVHQSVWWKVMCLTGVDYFSTLGYQPGIAFLAAGLLSPLATLILLVLTLFGALPMYRRVAELSPNGQGSISILEALLPRWRGKALVLCLLGFAATGFIITITLSAADATAHLLENPFMPGWTKQPVMLTLLLLAALAAVFLRGFREAVGLAVPIVAVYILLNLVVLAWGLLHLWQEPTRWSEWWTAATRAHGHPASMVVMAALLFPRLALGLSGFETGVAVMPLVQGDPGDTEKQPQGRIRNTKKLLTAAAVLMSVLLAASSVVTTLLIPPAAFAEGGPAYGRALAYIAHEHLGETFGTVYDLSTVAILWFAGASAMVGLLNLVPRYLPRYGMAPEWAKAHRPLVVIFTAVAFLVTILFKADVNAQGGAYATGVLVLMGSAALAVTLADRRQGRGAWVGFALLTVIFAYTTVVNILERPEGLKIAVIFIVSIVLTSLISRVLRSTELRIHSVQPDAQAQVFLREAAGAPIRVIANSPDAGDVAEYEQKLEEAEESHHLVPDERVLFIEVQPSDASAFSDQLRVQGVYVGPHRVLRCVSPAVPNAIAALLLYIRDEIGTIPHAYFGWTEGNPIAYLLKFLVFGEGDTAPVTREVLRQTEPNPKRRPRIHLG, encoded by the coding sequence ATGGCGCGACACGACACGCCGGCACGGCACCGTCTGACCGACTGGTTTCTTGAAGGCATCCCCGAGCCGGAGGGCGCGTATGCGCCACCACCGGACGTTCATCAATCGGTCTGGTGGAAGGTCATGTGCCTCACGGGCGTGGACTACTTCTCCACGTTGGGCTACCAACCGGGTATCGCGTTCCTCGCCGCCGGTCTGCTCTCGCCGCTTGCTACCCTGATCTTGTTGGTCCTGACACTCTTCGGTGCCTTGCCGATGTATCGGCGAGTGGCGGAGCTCAGCCCGAATGGGCAAGGCAGTATCTCGATTCTGGAAGCGCTGCTGCCCCGTTGGCGCGGCAAGGCCTTGGTGCTGTGCCTTCTCGGGTTCGCCGCGACCGGATTCATCATCACGATCACGCTCTCGGCGGCAGATGCGACGGCTCACCTCCTCGAGAATCCTTTCATGCCGGGCTGGACGAAGCAGCCCGTGATGCTGACCCTGCTCCTCCTCGCTGCGCTTGCAGCCGTGTTCCTCAGGGGATTTCGGGAAGCCGTGGGACTCGCCGTGCCCATCGTGGCGGTCTACATCCTCCTCAACCTGGTCGTCCTGGCGTGGGGACTGCTGCACCTGTGGCAGGAGCCAACGCGATGGTCGGAGTGGTGGACCGCAGCCACCCGTGCACATGGACATCCCGCATCGATGGTCGTGATGGCGGCGCTGCTCTTTCCCAGGCTGGCACTCGGCCTGTCAGGCTTCGAGACCGGCGTCGCCGTCATGCCATTGGTCCAAGGCGACCCGGGCGACACGGAAAAGCAACCCCAGGGCCGTATTCGCAATACGAAGAAGCTGTTGACCGCGGCAGCGGTGCTGATGAGCGTCCTACTTGCGGCGAGCAGCGTGGTCACGACCTTGCTCATCCCGCCTGCCGCGTTCGCGGAGGGTGGCCCGGCATACGGCCGCGCCCTCGCCTACATCGCCCATGAACATCTCGGCGAGACGTTCGGGACGGTCTATGACCTGAGCACCGTGGCGATTCTGTGGTTCGCCGGTGCGTCGGCGATGGTCGGGTTGCTCAATCTCGTGCCACGGTACCTGCCGCGCTACGGCATGGCGCCGGAGTGGGCGAAGGCGCACAGGCCGCTGGTGGTGATTTTCACGGCAGTGGCCTTCCTCGTCACGATCCTCTTCAAGGCGGATGTCAACGCCCAAGGGGGCGCATATGCAACCGGAGTGCTGGTCCTGATGGGGTCCGCCGCTCTCGCCGTCACGCTCGCCGACCGGCGCCAAGGGCGTGGCGCGTGGGTCGGATTCGCGCTGCTGACGGTCATTTTCGCGTACACGACGGTAGTCAACATCCTCGAACGGCCGGAGGGTCTCAAGATTGCCGTCATCTTCATCGTCTCCATCGTCCTGACGTCGTTGATATCGCGAGTGCTGCGTTCGACGGAGCTGCGCATCCATTCAGTACAGCCTGATGCCCAGGCGCAGGTGTTCCTGCGTGAAGCCGCGGGGGCACCAATCCGGGTGATCGCCAACAGCCCTGACGCGGGCGACGTCGCGGAGTACGAACAGAAGCTGGAGGAGGCCGAAGAAAGCCACCACCTCGTGCCCGACGAGCGCGTCCTGTTCATCGAGGTGCAGCCAAGTGACGCGTCCGCGTTCAGCGATCAGCTGCGCGTGCAGGGCGTGTACGTCGGCCCGCATCGGGTACTGCGCTGTGTGAGTCCGGCGGTCCCGAATGCGATCGCGGCGTTGTTGCTGTACATTCGCGACGAGATTGGCACCATCCCTCATGCCTACTTCGGCTGGACCGAAGGCAATCCCATCGCATACCTGCTGAAGTTTCTCGTTTTCGGTGAGGGGGACACGGCACCGGTCACCCGTGAAGTCCTGAGGCAGACCGAGCCGAATCCGAAGCGTCGCCCGCGTATCCATCTTGGGTGA
- a CDS encoding DUF1990 family protein: MAEWRLWRSWPAAAIKLRLEQARHSHSNDGAHEEDMTGDHGWHHFNSEAVIATEAEGEDRFARARAALANYQFSAPAIVLAHFDPAEPLLWRCMLLEVQVLGLHHLCPAVVNRVTDEADVFGFRDDTLEGHLERGVEWFLITRNDQGQIRFRIERAGSRASSPTGGVGSASSCCRGATSESGIDSPITGCGCSRTMARHDSRRETRLDSPTRGVDVVFTYHTKRKWFK, encoded by the coding sequence ATGGCGGAATGGCGCCTGTGGAGAAGTTGGCCTGCCGCGGCCATCAAGCTGCGCCTCGAGCAGGCGCGCCACTCCCACTCCAATGACGGCGCCCATGAAGAGGATATGACTGGTGATCATGGGTGGCACCACTTCAATTCCGAGGCAGTGATCGCTACCGAGGCGGAGGGGGAGGATCGCTTCGCGCGCGCGCGTGCTGCACTCGCGAACTACCAGTTTTCCGCCCCCGCGATCGTCCTGGCCCATTTTGACCCGGCAGAGCCGTTGCTCTGGAGGTGCATGCTCCTCGAGGTCCAGGTCCTCGGCTTGCATCATCTGTGTCCAGCGGTCGTCAATCGCGTCACGGATGAAGCCGACGTCTTCGGCTTTCGGGACGACACGCTGGAGGGACACCTCGAGCGCGGGGTCGAATGGTTCCTGATCACAAGGAATGATCAGGGGCAGATCCGCTTTCGCATCGAGCGCGCTGGCAGCAGGGCGAGTTCCCCAACTGGTGGAGTCGGGTCGGCTTCATCGTGTTGTCGGGGTGCTACCAGCGAAAGTGGCATCGACTCGCCCATCACCGGCTGTGGCTGCTCGCGCACTATGGCCCGACACGACAGCCGGCGCGAGACGCGGCTGGACTCACCCACCAGGGGGGTCGACGTGGTGTTCACGTACCATACGAAACGGAAGTGGTTTAAATGA
- a CDS encoding pyridoxamine 5'-phosphate oxidase family protein has product MKTELATFYGLIDEIKVAMMTTRRPDGHLESRPMANQKQANGADLWFVTEEGSGKLNDIAHDAHVNLAYYKPGSYEWVSVSGIATLSRDRNTIRQLYEPDWKAWFGQEGDPRHGTPDDPRMVLVGIDVHAAVFLDVNKPKPVVLFELAKGWITGARVEPGQMHQLNEPHR; this is encoded by the coding sequence ATGAAGACCGAACTGGCGACGTTCTATGGACTGATCGACGAGATCAAGGTGGCGATGATGACGACGCGCCGCCCCGATGGGCATCTGGAATCGCGGCCCATGGCCAATCAGAAACAGGCCAACGGCGCCGACTTGTGGTTCGTGACCGAGGAAGGCAGCGGCAAATTGAACGACATCGCGCACGACGCGCATGTAAATCTCGCCTACTACAAGCCGGGTTCGTACGAATGGGTATCGGTGTCGGGTATCGCCACTCTGTCGCGCGACCGGAACACGATCAGGCAACTGTACGAGCCCGACTGGAAGGCGTGGTTTGGTCAGGAGGGCGACCCGCGCCACGGCACACCCGATGACCCTCGTATGGTGCTGGTCGGCATCGACGTCCATGCCGCCGTGTTCCTTGACGTCAACAAGCCGAAGCCCGTCGTCCTCTTCGAATTGGCGAAGGGGTGGATCACGGGCGCGCGAGTGGAACCGGGCCAGATGCACCAGCTGAACGAGCCACATCGGTAA
- a CDS encoding Gfo/Idh/MocA family protein, with protein MDHGRASGTGPDAPAERATSVNRSGCRPPPAHGHRRGDVMPSIAPVRYAVVGLGHIAQVAVLPAFAHARRNSKLVAVVSGDRTKRREITRRYRLDHAFSYEQFEDCLREVDAVYIALPNSMHAEYTVRAAKAGVHVLCEKPMAVTVRECRQMVTACRNARVKLMIAYRLHFETLNISAMELARRGQLGELKFFTSSFSMTVRRGDIRTRRDYGGGTLYDIGVYCINAARNLFRAEPTRVSAMSVNSGVKSLVEIDETTAATMQFGDGQLATFVTSFNAADVAAYRIVGTRGHLHAEPAYEYAEGLKYTLTIDGKRRTKRIGKRDQFAPELLYFSDCIRNDRQPEPSGEEGLQDVRIVEALYESARRQRPVAIRSFRKLVRPTSRQRISRPGVRKPDLIKVQSASRD; from the coding sequence GTGGATCACGGGCGCGCGAGTGGAACCGGGCCAGATGCACCAGCTGAACGAGCCACATCGGTAAACAGGAGTGGCTGCCGGCCACCGCCGGCCCACGGTCATCGTCGAGGAGACGTCATGCCATCTATCGCACCGGTACGCTACGCGGTCGTAGGACTCGGCCACATCGCGCAGGTAGCGGTGCTGCCGGCGTTTGCACATGCGCGACGCAATTCGAAGCTCGTAGCTGTCGTGAGCGGGGATCGAACCAAGAGGCGAGAGATCACGCGACGCTACCGCCTCGATCACGCCTTCTCCTACGAACAATTCGAGGACTGCCTCCGCGAAGTCGATGCGGTGTACATCGCGCTGCCCAATTCGATGCACGCGGAATACACGGTACGGGCCGCCAAGGCGGGAGTGCACGTGCTGTGTGAAAAGCCGATGGCCGTCACCGTCCGGGAGTGCCGGCAGATGGTCACGGCGTGCCGCAACGCTCGCGTCAAGCTCATGATCGCGTACCGTCTGCATTTCGAAACTCTGAACATCTCGGCAATGGAGCTGGCACGTCGCGGTCAGCTTGGAGAGCTGAAGTTCTTCACATCATCATTCTCGATGACGGTCCGTCGCGGTGACATTCGTACCAGGCGGGACTATGGAGGCGGCACGCTCTACGACATCGGCGTCTACTGCATCAACGCTGCGCGCAACCTGTTCCGCGCGGAACCCACCCGAGTCTCCGCCATGTCCGTCAATAGCGGCGTCAAGAGCCTCGTGGAGATCGACGAGACGACCGCGGCCACAATGCAGTTCGGCGACGGCCAACTGGCGACCTTCGTCACGAGTTTCAACGCCGCTGACGTGGCGGCGTACCGCATCGTTGGCACGAGAGGGCACCTTCACGCTGAGCCAGCGTATGAGTACGCCGAGGGTCTGAAATACACGCTGACCATCGATGGAAAGCGACGGACGAAACGCATTGGCAAACGGGATCAGTTCGCGCCGGAGCTGTTGTATTTCTCTGATTGCATCCGGAACGACCGGCAACCAGAACCCTCAGGCGAGGAAGGACTGCAGGACGTCCGCATCGTCGAGGCCTTGTACGAATCAGCGCGACGGCAGCGCCCCGTCGCCATTCGGAGTTTCCGGAAACTGGTTCGTCCGACATCGCGACAACGGATCTCACGGCCAGGTGTACGCAAGCCGGACCTGATCAAGGTGCAAAGCGCGAGTCGTGATTGA
- a CDS encoding DUF72 domain-containing protein: MRFDSYGTHLQRYSRWLRCAEINSSFYRPHAAATYAKWRESTLPDFRFAVKMPRTITHELKLQDAREPLVAFLAQTEGLAEKRGPILVQLPPSLAFDCSAVTPFLDLVRTMYGGPVVCEPRHPTWFSPDVTSLLEGYRISRVAADPPPVPAATVPAGWPRIAYFRLHGSPRTYWSRYDEHYMGTFADIVRSVPRAEEVWCIFDNTASGAAIENACELHHRMAARAST, translated from the coding sequence ATGCGATTTGATTCGTATGGAACGCATCTCCAGCGCTACTCGCGCTGGCTCCGCTGCGCTGAGATCAATTCCTCATTCTATCGGCCGCACGCCGCCGCTACGTACGCGAAGTGGCGGGAGAGCACCCTTCCGGATTTCAGGTTTGCCGTCAAGATGCCTCGAACGATTACGCATGAGTTGAAGCTGCAAGACGCGCGTGAGCCGTTGGTCGCGTTCCTCGCTCAGACGGAGGGCCTGGCCGAGAAGAGAGGGCCTATCCTGGTGCAACTGCCGCCGTCGCTCGCATTTGATTGCTCAGCGGTCACTCCATTCCTTGACCTCGTGCGAACGATGTACGGAGGCCCCGTCGTGTGCGAGCCGAGGCATCCGACATGGTTTTCGCCGGACGTGACGTCCCTGCTCGAAGGCTACCGAATCTCACGCGTCGCTGCCGATCCGCCACCGGTGCCCGCCGCAACCGTTCCGGCGGGCTGGCCGCGCATCGCATACTTTCGGCTGCACGGCTCACCGAGGACGTACTGGTCGCGATATGACGAGCACTACATGGGGACGTTCGCTGACATTGTCCGGAGTGTTCCTCGCGCCGAGGAGGTGTGGTGCATCTTCGACAACACCGCAAGTGGGGCTGCGATCGAGAATGCATGTGAGTTGCACCACAGGATGGCCGCCAGAGCCAGCACGTGA
- a CDS encoding alpha/beta hydrolase family protein has protein sequence MDLGRALRVALIVSMLCALAACHRHALISVPASAPGDPVLSIAGDPESESGATWTLVGTLDGTTVDLQGILLKPRGPGPFPAVVLSHGAGGDAQSYGHALGGVMRTWGLVCIAVNYTHARGVPLGAPGTVLQQGASPPNAFRAHAAVTVLARVRYVDVQRVAAHGHSMGAFVTTAFVAAYPGDVRVGSHTAGGVLVDAIHHDGIPLPSVAEARRVQAPYQWHHGLLDYAVPFFLDSRFDSVLTAPHEGHLYRRLGHAEVATDPEMLSRVRAWYTAHGMF, from the coding sequence ATGGATCTTGGCCGAGCGCTCCGAGTCGCCCTGATCGTCTCGATGTTGTGTGCGCTGGCGGCGTGCCATCGCCACGCCCTGATCAGTGTGCCGGCCAGCGCCCCCGGCGACCCCGTTCTCTCGATCGCCGGCGATCCCGAGTCCGAGTCCGGGGCGACGTGGACGCTCGTCGGCACGTTGGACGGTACGACGGTTGATCTCCAGGGCATCTTGCTCAAGCCGCGCGGCCCCGGGCCATTCCCCGCAGTCGTGCTCAGTCACGGTGCCGGTGGCGACGCGCAGTCGTATGGCCACGCACTCGGAGGTGTGATGCGCACGTGGGGCCTGGTCTGCATCGCGGTCAATTACACCCACGCGCGCGGGGTGCCCCTTGGCGCGCCGGGCACAGTCCTCCAGCAAGGCGCGAGTCCGCCGAACGCGTTTCGCGCGCACGCGGCGGTCACCGTCCTGGCGCGCGTTCGCTACGTCGACGTCCAGCGCGTCGCGGCACACGGTCACAGCATGGGCGCCTTCGTCACGACGGCATTCGTCGCGGCCTATCCCGGGGACGTCCGCGTGGGGTCACACACAGCCGGCGGTGTCCTGGTCGATGCCATTCACCACGACGGTATCCCGCTCCCGAGCGTCGCGGAGGCCCGGCGCGTTCAGGCACCGTATCAGTGGCACCACGGCCTCCTGGACTACGCCGTCCCATTCTTCCTCGACAGCCGCTTCGACTCCGTCCTCACTGCCCCCCATGAGGGCCATCTCTATCGCCGCCTCGGTCACGCCGAGGTCGCCACCGATCCCGAGATGCTGTCGCGCGTCCGGGCCTGGTACACCGCCCACGGAATGTTCTGA
- a CDS encoding helix-turn-helix domain-containing protein, whose product MLSKTLQDGLSDYRIGDTIRTLRLKKKIGLVELGKHTGLSPALLSKIERGRLFPTLPTLLRIALVFGVGLEFFFAGARENPLVAVVRKDQRVQLPDRPGARDVTYRFESLDYPATERRFSCYYAEFFPIAPDKLRPHEHPGVEFIYTIEGTLSVHMGVDEHALAVGDSMYFDSTVPHAYRRSGGRT is encoded by the coding sequence ATGCTGTCGAAGACGCTGCAGGACGGGTTGAGCGACTATCGGATCGGCGACACGATCCGCACCCTGCGCCTGAAGAAGAAGATCGGCCTCGTCGAGCTCGGCAAGCACACCGGGCTGTCACCGGCCCTGCTCTCGAAGATTGAACGCGGCCGGTTGTTTCCGACACTGCCGACGCTACTGCGTATTGCCCTTGTGTTCGGCGTCGGACTCGAGTTCTTCTTCGCCGGCGCGCGTGAGAATCCGCTTGTCGCGGTCGTGCGCAAGGACCAGCGCGTGCAGCTTCCCGATCGTCCAGGCGCGCGCGACGTGACCTATCGTTTCGAGTCGCTCGATTATCCGGCCACCGAGCGCCGGTTCAGCTGCTACTACGCGGAGTTCTTTCCGATCGCACCGGACAAGCTTCGGCCGCATGAGCATCCGGGCGTGGAATTCATCTACACCATTGAGGGTACGCTCAGCGTGCACATGGGCGTTGACGAGCACGCGCTTGCGGTCGGCGATTCGATGTACTTCGATTCCACGGTGCCGCACGCGTACCGGCGCAGCGGCGGCCGGACCTGA
- a CDS encoding fasciclin domain-containing protein: MLKKASVIVAAALVIAAAAPRQMVHAETANIVDTAVAAGSFKTLAKALEAADLVTTLTGPGPFTVFAPTDEAFAKLPAGTLESLLKPENKDKLRRVLTYHVVAGKVVASDVVKLQSAKAVSGDTIAVNAQSGIVRVDGARVIKTDIQASNGVIHVIDAVILPKGL; encoded by the coding sequence ATGTTGAAGAAAGCATCAGTCATTGTCGCTGCGGCCCTTGTCATCGCGGCGGCCGCTCCGCGCCAGATGGTTCACGCTGAAACCGCCAACATCGTCGATACGGCGGTGGCGGCCGGTTCCTTCAAGACGCTCGCGAAAGCGCTTGAAGCGGCTGACCTCGTCACGACCCTGACCGGGCCCGGTCCGTTCACGGTCTTCGCGCCGACCGACGAGGCGTTCGCGAAGCTTCCGGCCGGCACGCTCGAAAGCCTGCTCAAGCCCGAGAACAAGGACAAGCTACGGCGTGTCCTCACCTATCACGTCGTCGCCGGCAAGGTGGTCGCCTCTGACGTGGTGAAGCTGCAGTCGGCCAAGGCTGTGAGCGGCGACACGATCGCCGTCAACGCGCAGAGCGGCATCGTCCGTGTCGATGGTGCGCGGGTGATCAAGACGGACATTCAGGCCAGCAACGGCGTGATTCACGTCATCGATGCGGTGATTCTGCCGAAGGGCCTTTAA
- a CDS encoding fasciclin domain-containing protein: protein MRKIMRGQSPGRPTSDDVSGRWKGREMSKLCGTVIVGLLLVCTAACNGASSSVAPSAVPGVTSVNGGEEALAAQPDTAAAAKPGPLTIVEIVLQPDGEFDVLQAAVVKAGLVDLLNGTKQHTVFAPTDLAFVTTLGVADEAAAIAAVEGLPVDQLTNILAYHVTHGRRTSRSVLAAPSYQMLNGGTLTRDALSAAGIAATDISASNGIVHVINAVLLP, encoded by the coding sequence ATGCGCAAGATCATGCGTGGGCAATCACCCGGGCGTCCGACCTCCGACGATGTTTCCGGGAGATGGAAGGGCAGAGAAATGTCGAAGCTTTGTGGAACAGTCATTGTCGGCCTGCTGCTGGTCTGCACCGCTGCGTGCAACGGCGCGTCCTCATCGGTCGCCCCCTCCGCCGTGCCGGGTGTCACTTCCGTCAACGGCGGAGAAGAGGCCCTCGCCGCGCAGCCCGATACCGCCGCGGCGGCGAAGCCGGGACCTTTGACCATCGTGGAAATCGTGCTCCAGCCTGACGGCGAGTTCGACGTGCTGCAGGCGGCAGTCGTAAAGGCCGGGCTGGTGGATCTGCTGAACGGCACAAAACAACACACCGTGTTCGCGCCGACGGATCTGGCATTCGTGACGACGCTCGGCGTGGCCGACGAGGCGGCCGCGATTGCGGCGGTCGAGGGGCTGCCGGTCGATCAGCTGACCAACATTCTGGCCTATCACGTCACCCACGGACGCCGGACAAGCCGCTCGGTGTTGGCGGCGCCGTCCTACCAGATGCTGAATGGGGGCACGCTGACGCGCGACGCGCTCTCCGCAGCGGGCATCGCCGCCACCGACATCTCGGCGTCGAACGGGATCGTCCACGTGATCAACGCGGTGCTGCTTCCGTAG
- a CDS encoding TIGR01777 family oxidoreductase, producing MRVLIAGATGFIGRALIPRLQREGHSVMAWVRSETRARSMLGADVETVRADDGLDGLVPAIERCDAVVNLAGEPLLGRRWTAARRAILESSRLEVTGLLVRAIAEARTRPAVLVSGSAVGYYGNRADERLDEASSGGDDFLARLCRQWESVAQSAESLGVRVVLLRTGVVLGRAGGALARMQPPFELGLGGPLGSGRQYMPWIHLHDLVKIVAVTLVDERYRGPVNGVAPDEATSRAFARALGRALSRPAILPLPALALAVVFGEAHTVLLASQRVAPRALGDRQFAFDFPTLDGALEDIVGGARVTITPAQSQPEGAGEARYELQTTTVVHAPIEETFAFFSKAANLGLITPAAMAFSIQGQGPPMAQGARIDYHVRVGGLLVRWRTRITTWEPGRRFVDLQEAGPYRVWWHEHSFEADGERTVMEDRVYYAPPLGILGRLAHRFFIGPTLRKIFQYRGDVIRLRFGVS from the coding sequence ATGCGTGTCTTGATCGCCGGCGCCACCGGGTTCATAGGCCGTGCTCTGATTCCGCGGCTTCAGCGCGAGGGGCACTCGGTGATGGCGTGGGTGCGATCCGAGACGCGCGCACGCAGCATGCTCGGGGCCGACGTCGAGACGGTTCGGGCCGACGACGGGTTGGATGGGCTAGTGCCGGCAATCGAGCGATGCGACGCGGTCGTCAATCTCGCCGGCGAGCCACTCCTCGGCCGACGATGGACGGCGGCGCGGCGCGCGATCCTCGAAAGCAGCCGCCTCGAGGTGACCGGCCTTCTGGTCCGCGCGATCGCAGAGGCCAGGACGCGGCCAGCCGTCCTCGTCTCGGGCAGCGCTGTCGGATACTACGGCAACCGCGCCGACGAGCGACTCGACGAGGCGTCGAGCGGCGGTGACGATTTCCTCGCCCGGCTCTGCCGGCAGTGGGAGAGCGTGGCGCAATCAGCCGAGTCGCTGGGCGTGCGTGTGGTTCTGCTGCGCACCGGCGTCGTCCTGGGTCGGGCAGGGGGCGCGCTGGCCCGAATGCAGCCGCCGTTCGAGCTTGGACTGGGCGGGCCGCTCGGCTCAGGACGGCAATACATGCCGTGGATTCATCTCCACGACCTGGTGAAGATCGTCGCGGTGACACTGGTCGACGAGCGCTATCGCGGACCAGTGAACGGCGTGGCGCCCGACGAGGCCACGAGCCGAGCCTTCGCCCGCGCACTCGGGCGCGCGCTCTCTCGACCGGCGATCCTGCCGCTGCCGGCGTTGGCGCTCGCGGTGGTCTTCGGCGAGGCGCACACGGTGCTGCTGGCGAGCCAGCGCGTGGCGCCTCGTGCGCTTGGAGATCGGCAGTTCGCCTTTGACTTCCCGACTCTCGACGGAGCCCTCGAGGACATCGTCGGTGGCGCACGCGTCACGATCACGCCAGCACAATCGCAGCCCGAAGGCGCCGGGGAGGCTCGCTACGAGCTGCAGACCACGACGGTGGTCCATGCGCCGATCGAGGAGACATTCGCGTTCTTCTCGAAGGCCGCGAACCTTGGGCTCATCACGCCGGCCGCGATGGCATTCTCTATTCAGGGACAGGGACCGCCGATGGCCCAGGGTGCGAGGATCGACTATCACGTCCGCGTCGGAGGGCTGTTGGTTCGCTGGCGCACGCGTATTACTACATGGGAACCCGGCCGACGCTTTGTCGATCTGCAGGAAGCCGGACCATACCGCGTCTGGTGGCACGAGCATTCGTTCGAGGCCGACGGCGAGCGCACGGTGATGGAGGATCGCGTCTATTACGCGCCGCCGCTCGGCATCCTGGGCCGGCTCGCGCATCGCTTCTTCATCGGCCCGACGCTGAGGAAGATCTTTCAGTACCGAGGCGACGTGATTCGCTTGAGATTTGGAGTCTCATAG
- a CDS encoding acyl-ACP desaturase produces the protein MRAIEADVDENLDLLVPVDRAWQPTDYLPDLEADNWREQLERFRTTAQTISDDLLVVLVGDMVTEEALPSYSVALNGLVRDQEGTSPAPWARWLRGWTAEENRHGDLLNAYLRLTGRVNMRAVERTVHHLIANGFNPKSHADPYNLLVYTSFQERATRISHSNVARSAARQGDANLGRICGLIAGDEARHEAFYTRMMGRVLDLDPAGGILAFRSMLRGLIAMPGRFMDDGRDPDLFDHFAVVAQRANVYTVRDYASIIEHLVKTWDIAGRAVTGKVAQAQDDLCRQAERYARLAERTSAALQKQPTVAFGWIHDRKV, from the coding sequence ATGCGGGCGATCGAGGCGGATGTCGACGAGAACCTCGACTTGCTGGTCCCTGTGGACCGGGCCTGGCAGCCCACCGACTACCTGCCTGATCTGGAGGCCGACAACTGGCGTGAACAGCTCGAGCGTTTTCGGACGACGGCACAGACGATCTCCGATGATCTGCTCGTCGTCCTTGTCGGCGACATGGTCACTGAAGAAGCCCTGCCCAGTTATTCGGTCGCGCTCAACGGGCTGGTACGCGACCAGGAAGGTACCAGTCCGGCTCCCTGGGCACGATGGCTCCGCGGGTGGACGGCTGAGGAAAACCGACACGGCGACCTGCTCAATGCCTACCTGCGTCTCACTGGCCGCGTGAACATGCGCGCGGTGGAACGAACGGTCCATCACCTCATCGCCAACGGCTTCAACCCCAAGAGTCACGCCGATCCCTACAACCTCCTCGTCTACACCTCGTTCCAGGAGCGAGCCACGAGGATTTCGCACAGCAACGTCGCGCGGAGCGCCGCCAGGCAGGGCGACGCCAACCTCGGCCGGATCTGCGGACTGATCGCCGGCGACGAAGCCAGGCACGAGGCGTTCTACACGCGCATGATGGGCCGGGTGCTCGATCTCGACCCGGCGGGAGGCATCCTCGCGTTCCGATCGATGCTGCGGGGCCTCATCGCGATGCCCGGCAGATTCATGGACGACGGCCGGGATCCGGACCTGTTCGATCACTTCGCGGTCGTCGCCCAGCGGGCCAACGTCTACACCGTGCGCGATTACGCGTCCATCATCGAGCACCTCGTCAAGACCTGGGACATCGCGGGACGAGCGGTGACCGGCAAGGTCGCCCAGGCTCAGGACGACCTGTGTCGGCAGGCCGAACGATACGCGCGGCTGGCAGAGAGGACGTCGGCCGCGCTCCAGAAGCAGCCGACCGTGGCTTTCGGCTGGATCCACGATCGAAAGGTGTGA